In Hirundo rustica isolate bHirRus1 chromosome 30 unlocalized genomic scaffold, bHirRus1.pri.v3 SUPER_30_unloc_BUSCO_126329at7742, whole genome shotgun sequence, a single genomic region encodes these proteins:
- the CCDC65 gene encoding dynein regulatory complex subunit 2 — protein MAGPRFAAPTAAEAELLLLQKQALAEEEATKTKRELLTCFLQEKLSREEQSSKCGLHKVHTAWRLALRRTKDQELRQDIEILSQTFARVMDCKDGVIEALVRELEEAEEQQNRALRSHLHLTDQLLHLQRCRLGYLEEGFNAQVGALKAEFEAERRTILEQQEWESCCLRDMALATEQDHARSEHEALLNFQSARDDIKNKCWQEQQYSRLQLGARLEGLWEQIQKAQQSYARATDKKKVEFEGLKKKCEKTSWEIDAQAKKLQNLQDMVTTTRAQIAAHLRESEEQCQRIREDKEHAVQKLQKLRAQSSQARATAHAHLVTLTCQCSATLKALQQVVEKAQRILRLAEMCRRLETEEEKVLPFYPSSLAECEQQNARRVLEQSPSEPLALALQDYVGLERFWQRFNKAKLEEKALEQVRAALANRNQNLREQLQRYLAGVTINQKVL, from the exons ATGGCAGGACCCCGTTTCGCCGCCCCCACGGCGGCCGAGgccgagctgctgctgctgcagaaacaaGCGCTGGCTGAGGAGGAGGCAACCAAAACCAAGCGGGAGCTGCTCACTTGCTTCCTGCAG GAGAAATTATCCcgtgaggagcagagcagcaagtGTGGTCTCCACAAGGTCCACACGGCCTGGCGCTTGGCCCTGCGCAGGACCAAGGACCAGGAGCTGCGCCAGGACATCGAGATCCTCAGTCAGACCTTCGCGCGGGTCATGGACTGCAAGGACGGCGTCATCGAG gcgctggtgagggagctggaggaagcagaggagcagcagaaccGAGCCCTGCGCAGCCACCTGCACCTCACGGACCAACTGCTGCACCTCCAGCGCTGCCGCCTGGGCTACCTGGAGGAGGGGTTTAACGCCCAGGTGGGCGCCCTGAAGGCCGAGTTTGAGGCTGAGAG GAGGACaatcctggagcagcaggagtgggaaagctgctgcctgcGGGACATGGCGCTGGCCACGGAGCAGGATCACGCCAGGAGCGAGCACGAGGCGCTGCTGAACTTCCAGAGCGCCCGGGACGACATCAAAAACAAG tgctggcaggagcagcagtacAGCCGCCTGCAGCTcggggccaggctggaggggctgtgggagcagatCCAGAAAGCCCAGCAGAGCTACGCCCGGGCCACAGACAAGAAGAAGGTGGAGTTCGAGGGGCTGAAGAAGAAGTGTGAGAAGACTTCCTGGGAGATTGATGCGCAGGCGAAGAAGCTGCAGAACCTCCAG GACATGGTCACAACCACCAGGGCCCAGATCGCGGCTCACCTGCGGGAGAGCGAGGAGCAGTGCCAGCGCATACGGGAGGACAAGGAACACGCTGTCCAAAAGCTCCAGAAGCTCCgggctcagagcagccaggccagggccACGGCTCACGCCCACCTGGTCACGCTCACCTGCCAGTGCAGTGCCACCCTCAAGGCGCTGCAGCAGGTGGTGGAGAAG GCCCAGCGCATCCTGCGCCTGGCCGAGATGTGCCGCAGGCTGGagacagaggaggagaaggtgcTGCCCTTCTACCCCTCCTCGCTGGCCGAGTGTGAGCAGCAGAATGCCCGCAGggtcctggagcagagccccagCGAGCccctggcactg GCCTTGCAGGACTACGTGGGGCTGGAGAGGTTCTGGCAGCGGTTCAACAAGGCGAAGCTGGAGGAGAAGGCGCTGGAGCAGGTGCGGGCCGCCCTGGCAAACAGGAACCAGAACCTGCGTGAGCAGCTCCAGCGGTACCTGGCAGGGGTTACAATCAACCAGAAGGTGCTTTGA
- the FKBP11 gene encoding LOW QUALITY PROTEIN: peptidyl-prolyl cis-trans isomerase FKBP11 (The sequence of the model RefSeq protein was modified relative to this genomic sequence to represent the inferred CDS: deleted 1 base in 1 codon), protein MPFPAALLFLALLLPPPPLSCAAESETETGARELRLETIVPPREGCTELSAPGDTVHIHYTGTLEDGRIIDSSLSRDPLQVELGKRQVIPGLEQSLLDMCVGEKRRAIIPPHLAYGKRGSPPASQVTRVLRFEVELVALSRAGYWQKVVNEVVPLLCLGLVPALLGLIGFHLYRKASSPKLSKKKQKEEKRNKAKKK, encoded by the exons aTGCCGTTCCCCGCCGCGCTGCtgttcctggcactgctgctgcctccgCCGCCGCTCTCCTGCGCCGCCGAGAGCGAAACCGAAACGGGCGCG CGGGAGCTACGGCTGGAAACCATC GTGCCCCCCCGCGAGGGCTGCACGGAGCTGTCGGCGCCGGGGGACACGGTGCACATCCACTACACG GGCACCCTCGAGGATGGCCGGATCATCGACTCCTCGCTGAGCCGGGACCCGCTCCAGGTGGAGCTGGGCAAGCGCCAAGTCATTCCTG GTCTGGAGCAGAGTCTGCTGGACATGTGTGTGGG GGAGAAGCGCAGAGCCATCATCCCCCCTCACTTGGCCTACGGCAAGCGGGGCTCTCCCCCAGCATCCCAG GTGACGCGGGTGCTGCGGTTCGAGGTGGAGCTGGTGGCTTTGTCCCGGGCTGGTTACTGGCAGAAGGTGGTGAACGAGGTGGTGCcgctgctgtgcctggggctggtGCCGGCACTGCTGGGGCTCATTGGGTTCCACCTGTACCGCAAGGCCAGCAGCCCCAAGCTCtccaagaaaaagcagaaggaggagaagaggaacaaagccaaaaagaaataa
- the RND1 gene encoding rho-related GTP-binding protein Rho6, with translation MRERRPAPAAPARCKLVLVGDVQCGKTAMLQVLAKDCYPETYVPTVFENYTACLASEEQRVELSLWDTSGSPYYDNVRPLCYSDSDAVLLCFDVSRPETLDSAAKKWKTEILDYCPDTRVLLIGCKTDLRTDLSTLLELSHQKQAPISYEQGCAAARQLGAEGYLECSAFTSEKSVHSIFRTVSGICLSKAPPQPPRSPPRSLSKRLLHLPSRSELISSTFKKEKAKSCSVM, from the exons ATGCGGGAGCGGAGGCCGGCACCGGCCGCTCCGGCCCGGTGCAAGCTGGTGCTGGTGGGCGACGTGCAGTGCGGCAAGACGGCCatgctgcaggtgctggctAAGGATTGCTACCCCGAG ACGTACGTGCCCACCGTGTTTGAGAATTACACGGCGTGTCTGGCCAGCGAGGAGCAGCGGGTGGAACTGAGCCTCTGGGACACCTCCG gCTCTCCCTACTATGACAACGTGCGTCCCCTGTGCTACAGCGACTCGGACGCCGTCCTGCTCTGCTTCGACGTCAGCCGCCCCGAGACCCTCGACAGCGCAGCCAAgaag TGGAAGACAGAAATCCTGGATTATTGCCCCGACACGCGGGTGCTGCTCATCGGGTGCAAGACGGACCTTCGGACAGACCTGAGCACGCTCCTGGAGCTCTCGCACCAGAAACAGGCGCCCATCTCCTACGAGCAG GGCTGCGCTGCCGCCAGGCAGCTGGGAGCCGAGGGATACCTGGAATGCTCGGCCTTCACCTCGGAAAAGAGCGTCCACAGCATCTTCCGGACCGTGTCCGGCATCTGTCTGAGCAAAgcccccccgcagcccccccgcagccccccccGCAGCCTCTCCAAGAGACTCCTGCACCTCCCCAGCCGCTCCGAGCTCATCTCCTCCAccttcaagaaggaaaaagcaaaaagctgctCCGTCATGTGA